The DNA segment CTGAATCCGCAATGGCCGGTTTGCTGGCGCTGCGTGATAAATTCGATCTGGCCTTTGCCAACGACCCTGACTACGATCGCCATGGTATCGTGACGCCTGCTGGTTTAATGAACCCGAATCATTATCTGGCCGTGGCGATTCAGTACCTGTTCCAGCATCGCCCGCAATGGGGCAAAGACGTCGCTGTCGGTAAAACGCTGGTCTCAAGCGCAATGATCGACCGCGTTGTTGAAGATTTGGGGCGTAAACTGGTCGAAGTTCCGGTCGGTTTCAAATGGTTCGTCGATGGTTTGTTCGACGGCAGCTTCGGTTTTGGTGGCGAAGAAAGTGCAGGGGCTTCCTTCCTGCGTTTCGATGGCACACCGTGGTCTACTGACAAAGACGGCATCATCATGTGCCTGCTGGCAGCAGAAATTACCGCAGTTACCGGTAAGAACCCGCAGGAGCATTACAACGAGCTGGCTGCCCGTTTTGGTGCGCCAAGCTACAACCGCATTCAGGCGCCTGCAACACACGCCCAGAAAGCCGCATTGTCTAAACTTTCCCCTGAACAGGTGAAAGCCGACACGCTGGCCGGTGACCCGATCACCGCCCGTCTGACCAACGCACCGGGTAACGGCGCATCGATCGGCGGTCTGAAAGTGATGACCAAAAACGGCTGGTTTGCAGCACGTCCGTCCGGCACAGAAGAAGCCTATAAAATCTATTGTGAAAGCTTCCTCGGTGCAGAGCATCGCGAGCAAATCGAGAAAGAAGCCGTAGAAATCGTCAGCAAAGTGCTCGCCGACGCAAAATAATCCGGTTTCGGATCCTGACTAAAAGCGCTGATTATTCAGCGCTTTTTTTTGTCCGCAATTTACGAAATAAAAAAGATATATCTAAATGTGCATTCAGGCTTGCCAGATTTTGAAATCCGATCTAGTTTAGATATATCGAAATAATTCGATATATCTAAATAGGACATAAAATATGTTTAGCAAAATGTTTGAAGGCCGCCATCGCGGTCACGGCAGTCGGGAAGAAGGGCAACGCGGCCATTGCCGTCATGAATCAGAAGTGAGCGGTCACAGCGAACGTCATGCACTGCGCCGTGACGGACGTCATCGCGGTGAGGAACGTGGAGAAGAAGGGCGCGAGCGTCGCGGTGGTCGTGGCGAAGGCCGGCGGGGCGGTCCTCGCGGCGAACGCGCTGTGCATCGTCTGTTCGAGCACGGTGATTTACGCCGCGTCCTGCTGGCGCTGGTGGCAAAGAAACCGAGTCATGGGTATGAGCTGATTAAAGCCATCGAAGAAGCCTCGTCTGGCCTGTATGTGCCAAGTCCGGGTGTGATTTATCCGACGCTGACCCTGCTGGAAGAACAAGATTTTCTGGAAGCCGTGGCCACCGGAAATGGTCGCAAAAGCTATCAGATAACCGAAGCCGGCAAAAATGAACTGGCGCAGCATCAGGAAGTTGTGGATATCATTTTTGCCCGCCTGGCCGGTGCAACCCGACCGAAGGGAAATAATCTGGCGGAAGGCATCCATGAAACTATGCATCGCCTCAAACATGCGCTGCGCGGTAACATGATGCGTGATGATTTAACGCCGGAGCAAGTGTTGCGCGTGAGCGCGATTTTACAGCAGGCGGCTGAAAGCATCGAAGCGGAATTTGCGCCCGTGAAAACCGACACTGACGCACCTGAAGCCCCTAAGGCATAAAGCGATAACCGACCCCGGTTTCGGTCAGTAAATGACGCGGACGGGTGGCGTCGGCCTCCAGTTTCTGGCGCAAATGCCCCATGTAGATGCGCAGATAATGGCTGTGTTCGACGTAATTCGGGCCCCAGACGTGGCTCAATAACTGACGCTGAGTAATAACTTTGCCGCTGTTTGCCAGCAGCTCGGCCAGCAGGCGAAACTCGATCGGCGTCAGATGACAATCTTCACCGTTACGCTGTACGCGCCGGTTAATCAGATCCACCGTCACATCGGAAAACGTGACCAGAGGGCTTTCCTGCGAGCTGTTTGCCTGACGGCGCAGCGCCACGCGGACCCGTGCCAGTAATTCACCGACGCCAAATGGCTTAGTGAGAAAATCATCAGCACCGGCATCCAGCGCGGCAATCTTGTCTTCCTCGCGGATGCGTGCCGACAGCACAATGATCGGGATCGCGCTCCAGTTGCGCAAATCGCGAATATAGGTCAGGCCGTCCCCGTCCGGTAAACCGAGATCGAGAATAATCAGATCCGGTTTTCGCGTGCCGGCCTCAATCAGCCCGCGCTGCAGTGTTTCACTTTCAAACACCCGTAAGCCTTCCGCTTCCAGCGCAGTGCGCACAAAGCGGCGGATTTCTTTTTCGTCTTCAACAATCAAAATATTGATGGGGGATGCGGTCACGAGGCCTCGTCGATGTCTTTTTCCATGTCATTCTCCATATCAGGCATGGCTTCCAGCGGCAGCCTGAAACGGAAACGCGCACCGCCGTCCGGACCATTTTCTGCCCAGATCCGTCCGTCGTGCACCTCAATAATGGCACGACAAATGGCTAATCCCAACCCCACACCCGGAATGGCGGATTCTTTATTCCCGCGCGCGAACTTCTCAAAGATTCTTTGCTCGGTACCCGCCGCAATGCCGGGGCCGTTATCCCAGACTTCGATCTCCAGCCACTCGTCGAGCGGCGTCGCTTTGATGCCGATGGTCGCACCGATCCCGGCATATTTATGGGCGTTCTCCAGCAAGTTGATCAGCACCCGTTCGATCAGGCTGGCATCACAGTTCACCAGCACCATTTCTGCTGGTAAATCGATTTTGATATTGTCGTTCGCCAGCACCGGCTCCAGCATCCGCAGGGCGCTGCCGGTGATCTCTTCCACCGACTGCCACTCTTTGCGCAGATTAAATCCGCCCGACTGAATACGCGCCATATCCAGCAAATTGTTTACCAGCCGCGTAGTGCTCAGTACCTGCTGGCGGATCTGGCTGGCCTGTGGTGCATGCTTCGAACCTTCCGATGCTAAATCCAGCGTCAGGATTTCCGCTTGTCCGAACAGGACGGTGAGTGGTGTACGTAAATCGTGAGAGAGCGCCGAAAGCAGCGAGTTGCGCAGCTGTTCGCGCTCGGTTTCCAGACGTGCAGATTCCGCGCTGGCAGCCAGATGCAGGCGCTCGAGGGCGTTGGCGATAAGCACGGTAAACGTCTGCAACAGACGCTGTTGTTCCGGTACCAGCAACTGGCGGATGTTGGTAGGTTCCACCGCCAGTAGCCCGCAGGATCCGCCCGAGGCCACCAGTGGCAGTAGCTGATACGGCACGCCGGGCAGCGTATCGGTACCGGCACCGGCGGGCTGTTTCTTATCAAAACTCCAGCGCGCAATGGCATCGTCAACGACAATCGACGTCACCTCTGCGGCAGGCTGCGCCAGCTCGCCGTTTTCCTGCGGCAGCAGAATGGCGGTTTTGGCGTGCAGGCTGGAGGATATAAAGTGGCGGCTGGTTTGCGCGATGGCTTCCGGCGTCAGCGCCTGACTGAGGCTTTTCGACATCTCATACAGATGTTGTGCGCGTTTCTCGCGGTGGCGGGCGATGCGGGCCTGATAACGTACTCCGGCGGTGAGGTTCCCGATCAGAATACCGACCAGCAGCATCACGCCGAAGGTCACCAGATATTGTGCGTCGGTAACGGCGAGCGAGCCGCGCGGCTGCACAAAGAATAAGTCAAAACTGACGACGTTAATTACCGCCGCCAGCACTGATGGCCAGCGGCCATAAAACAGGGCGACGATCACCACACCGAGCAGATACACCATCACCAGGTTGGCCTGATCGAACGCCGGGATCAGCCACTGCGACAGCACGGTGATCAGCGCGCACAGCGCCACGGCCAGCGAGCAGCCCCACAACTGGCGGCTGAACCGGTCGGCAAAGGTGCGTGAATCCTGCTCTTTGCGCACCGGTGCGGCGGGGGAATCTTCCAGCCCGACGATAATCAGGTCGAGATCCGGGCCAATATCTGCCAGTTTGTCGGCAAAGCTGCCGCCGGGCTTCCAGCGTTTTTCACGGCGGCGGCCCATCATGATTTTGCCCAGACGATGCTCGCGGGCGTAGCGCAGAATCGCCTGTTCTTCGTGTGGTTCTGAAAGTGTGGCGGTTTCTGCGCCCAGTTCCTGCGCCAGTTTCAGTGAATGCAAAATCGCGCGGCGCTGGCCTTCCGGTAACCGGTGCAGACGCGGCGTTTCGACATAAACAGCATGCCAGACGCAGCCGAGGCGCGCCGCCAGACGGGACGCGACGCGCACCAGTTTTTCGTTACCGCCGCCATGCCCGATGCATAACAGTAGCGCATCACGGGTATGCCAGACTCGGTTGACGCCCTGATCGTCGCGGTATTCCCGCATTTGATCGTCAACACGATCGGCGGTGCGGCGCAGGGAAAGTTCGCGCAGAGCAATCAGATTGCCTTTACGGAAAAAGTGCTCGATGGCGCGTTCGGCCTGGCCGGGAATATAGACTTTGCCTTCTTTCAGGCGCTGACGCAGGGAGTCGGGAGGTAAATCCACCAGCACCACTTCGCTGGCATCATCAAACAGACGATCGGGGACGGTTTCACGAATGATAATGCCGGTCACGCCGCTGACCACGTCGTTCAGGCTTTCCAGATGCTGAACATTCACGGTGGTGAAAACGTCGATACCGGCATTGAGTAATTCTTCGATATCCTGCCAGCGTTTTGGATGGCGCGAACCCGCGGCGTTACTGTGTGCCAGTTCGTCCATCAGAATCAGGGCAGGGCGGCGGGCCAGTGCCGCGTCGAGGTCAAACTCCAGCACCTGACGGCCGCGATGGTGAATGCGCCTGGGCGGCAGCAGCGTCAGGCCCGGCAGCAGCGCTTGCGTTTCCTGCCGCCCGTGAGTTTCCACCACGCCGACCAGCACATCGAGACCGGTGGCGCGCAACCTCTGCGCTTCCTGCAACATGGCGTATGTTTTCCCAACGCCTGCGCAGGCGCCGAAAAAGACCTTCAGTTGCCCGCGCGGCTTCTCATTGGCGAGCGCCAGTAAGCTGTCAGGGTCGGGGCGATTATCTTCTGTCATATTATCCTTCATACTTCGGGCCGCCTTCCTGCGACCCGAATTATTTTGGCTAAATTAATTGGCTTTCAGTTTATCCAGCGCCTGATTGAGTTCCAGCACGTTGACCACGGTCGGACCGAGATAACCTATCAGCGGTGATGATGTATTATCATCAATCAATTTATCCACTTGCGCCAGTGGCAACCCGCGCGCGGTGGCAATGCGCTGAGCCTGCCATTGTGCCGCCTCAACCGAAATCTGCGGATCAAGCCCGCTGCCGCTGGCAGTCACCAGATCCACCGGCACCGTCGCCGGGCTTTGCGGATTGGCTTTACGCAGCGCTGCGATACGATCTTTCACCGCCTGATCCAGCGCCGGGTTACTGGCCGCCAGATTGCTGCCCGCTGACGCCATCGGGTTATACGGCGAATCGGACGTCACTGACGGACGCCCCCAGAAGTAATCGTTGCGGGTAAAATTCTGCCCGATAAGCTCCGATCCAATCACTTTGTCGCTGCTGTCTTTGATGAGTGAACCCCGTGCCTGCGAGCTGAACACCAGTTCGGAAACGCCGGTGGTCAGCAGGGGATAGGCCACACCGGTCGCCAGCGTCAGCAGGACGGTCATCACCAGAGCCGGGCGAACATACGCAATACGTGTAACAGACATAATGGTCTTCCTTTTAATCAATCAGCTCAGGTGTAAAACGGTCAGGATCATGTCGATAAGTTTGATCCCGACAAACGGCACCAGCAGACCACCCACGCCATAAATCCACAGGTTACGGCGCAACAGCGACGCGGCGCTCATGGCTTTATAACTCACGCCTTTCAGCGCCAGCGGGATCAGGAACACAATCACCAGGGCGTTGAAAATGACCGCCGACATAATGGCCGAAGACGGTGAGGTCAGGTGCATCACGTTCAGGGCATTCAGCTGCGGATAGGTCGCCGCAAAGGCTGCCGGAATGATGGCAAAATACTTGGCGACGTCGTTGGCGATACTGAACGTGGTCAGCGAGCCGCGGGTCATCAGCATCTGCTTACCGATGTGCACCACTTCAATCAGCTTGGTTGGGTTGGAATCCAGATCCACCATGTTCCCGGCTTCTTTCGCTGCCTGCGTACCGGAGTTCATCGCCACCGCCACGTCAGCCTGCGCCAGCGCCGGGGCATCGTTGGTACCGTCGCCGGTCATGGCCACCAGACGACCTTCAGACTGGTACTGGCGGATCAGCGCCAGTTTAGCTTCCGGCGTGGCTTCGGCCAGAAAATCATCGACGCCCGCTTCGGCGGCAATGGCTGCCGCTGTCAGACGGTTATCCCCGGTGATCATCACCGTTTTGATGCCCATTTTGCGCAGTTCAGCGAAACGTTCCTTGATGCCACCCTTGACGATGTCTTTCAGTTCAACCACACCCAGTACTTTCGCGCCTTCGGCCACCACCAGCGGCGTACCGCCTTTACGCGCCACGGTTTCCACCAGCCCGTCGACGGCTTTCGGGAACGTACCGCCGTTGGATTCCACATGGCGACGGATAGCATCTACCGCGCCTTTACGGATATTACGGTCGCCGACGTTCACGCCGCTCATACGGGTTTGCGCCGAGAAGGGGACGAAAGTGGCATTCAGCGAGTGAATGTCGCGTTCACGCAGATTAAAGCGCTGTTTTGCCAGTACCACGATACTGCGGCCTTCCGGCGTTTCATCGGCCAGTGAAGATAACTGCGCGGCATCGGCCAGTTCCTGTTCCGTCACCTGAGGGGAGGGCAGGAACTGCGATGCCTGGCGGTTACCCAGCGTGATGGTGCCGGTTTTATCCAGCAACAATACATCCACATCACCGGCAGCTTCCACCGCACGGCCGCTGGTGGCGATCACGTTGGCTTCCAGCATGCGGCTCATCCCCGCGACGCCGATAGCTGACAGTAAACCGCCAATGGTGGTCGGGATCAGACACACCAGCAGCGCGACCAGCACGGTCACGGTGACCGGAATACCGGCATGACTGGCGTCCACGCTAAACAGTGAGAACGGATACAGCGTGGCGGTTGCCAGCACGAAGACCAGCGTCAGTGCCACCAGCAAAATGGTCAGCGCGACTTCGTTTGGCGTTTTGCGACGCTTCGCCCCTTCGACCATAGCGATCATGCGGTCGAGGAAGGTGTCGCCAGGGTTAGCAGAACACTGCACCACCAGCCAGTCGGAGAGTACGCGCGTCCCGCCGGTCACTGAGGAGAAGTCGCCACCGGATTCGCGGATCACCGGCGCAGACTCGCCGGTGATCGCGCTTTCATCCACCGATGCGCCGCCGACCAGCACTTCCCCGTCGCACGGCACGGTATCCCCGGCTTCGATCAGCACCATATCGCCTTTACGCAACTCGTCCGCAGCGACTTTGATCACCGGTGATTCCGGGCGTGGTTCATAGATTTTCTTCGCCCAGCTGGTTTTCTGCACGCCCTTCAGGCTCTGCGCCTGCGCCTTACTGCGGCCTTCCGCCAGCGCTTCGGCAAAGTTGGCGAAGAGCACGGTGAACCACAGCCACAGCGACACGCTGCCGGTAAAGGCGGCGCTGCCGTCGGTGCGATGCAGCAGGATCGCCAGCCAGATAACCGTGGTCAGAATACTGCCCAGATACACCACGAACATCACTGGATTGCGCCACTGAACGCGTGGATCCAGCTTTTTCGCCGCATCCCACAGGGCAGTGCGGATCAGGCGAGGTTCAAACAGCGCACGTTGTTTACGAGTCATTTTATTAATCTCTATATTCATTAATTCAACGAATTACGCAGCATTACTGTGCTGACCAGACCTGAAGATGTTCCGCGATCGGCCCCAGCGCCAGCGCCGGAATAAAGGTCAGCGCACCGACTAACAAGACGGTCCCGACCAGCAGGCCGATAAACAGCGGACCGGACGTCGGCAGTGTGCCGTTGCCTGCCTGCTGACGTTTTTTCGCCACCAGCGACCCGGCAATGGCCAGCACCGGCAGGATCACGCCAAAGCGTCCGAAGAACATGCAGAACGCCAGCAACAGGTTGTAGAACGGCGTGTTGACGCTGAGCCCGGCAAAGGCGCTGCCGTTGTTGTTGGCGGCGGAAGACACTGCATAAAGCACTTCGCTAAAACCGTGCGCGCCGGGATTAAGAATGCCCGCCCGGCCTGCATCGGTGACCAGTGCCAGCGCGGTGCCAAGCAGTACCAGCGTCGGTGTGACCAGGATCGCCAGTGCGGTCATCTTCATGTCGTAAACGTCGATTTTCTTGCCGAGATATTCCGGTGTACGTCCAATCATCAGCCCGGCGATAAACACCGTCAGCAGAACGAACAGCAGCATGCCGTACAGGCCGGAGCCGACGCCGCCGAACACCACTTCACCAATCTGCATCAGCCACATCGGCACCATTCCGCCGAGCGCGGTGAAGGAGTCGTGCATTGCGTTGACCGCGCCGCAGGAAGCCGCCGTGGTCACCACCGCATAGAGGCTGGAAGCGAGAATGCCGAATCGGCTCTCTTTGCCTTCCATATTGATGTTGCTGCTTGCCCCGAGCACCGTGAAGTGCGGGTTACCCTGCAATTCGGCGTACATCACCACTACCACTGACACCACGAAAATCACCGACATCGCCCAGACCAGCGCGTTGCCCTGACGGTTGTCACCGACCACGCGACCGAAGGCAAAACACAAGGCGCAAGGAATGATGAAGATCGCCAGCATCTGCACCATGTTGGTCAGCGCCGTCGGATTCTCAAACGGATGCGCCGAGTTAGCGCCGAAGAAGCCACCACCGTTGGTGCCCAGCATTTTGATTGCTTCCTGCGAAGCCACCGGCCCCATTGGCAGCGTTTGTTGCAGACCCTCCAGTGTGGTCACGTGCTGATAAACTTCGAAGTTCTGGATCACGCCCTGACTGACGAAAAACAGCGCCAGCAGGAAGGACACCGGCAGCAACAGATACAGCGTGATGCGCCATAAATCCGTCCAGGCGTTACCAATGGTGCTTGCTGAAGGGCGCGCAAAGGCGCGGATCAGGGCAAACGCCACGGCGATACCGGTCGCGGCCGACAGGAAGTTTTGAACAGTTAAACCGGCCATCTGGCTCAGATAGCTCAGCGTGCTTTCGCCGCTGTAGGCCTGCCAGTTGGTGTTGGTGACGAAACTGACGGCAGTGTTAAACGCCAGATCCCACGACAATCCGCCAAAATGCTGCGGATTCATCGGCAACGTGCCCTGAGCCATCAGCATGGCGGTCAGCACAATAATCCCCAGAATGTTGAACACCACGATCGCCAGCGCGTACTGCCACCAGTTCATCTCAGCATCGCTGCTGCCAGACGTGCGTAATACCCCGTTTTCTACGCGCTGCAAAAAGGCGCCAGGCTGTCCTTCAATAAGTTGAGCAATAAAGTTACCCAGTGGTTTTGCCAGCAGCAAAAGCACCAGCATAAAACTGGCAATCAGTAAGAATCCGGTCGCGGCCATTTAAAAATCCTCCGCATTCAGCAAGGCATAAACCAGATAGCCGAGCAGCAGAAGAACCAGCAATGCGCCGCAGATTACGCCAACAGTCACAATCCACCTCCACAGGTGTGTTTTTTATGTTGGGAGGAGAATAAGAAAACGGGGGCAAAGATCCTGAAAAGAAAGGGCTCGTCGGTGTAAAGAAAGTATAAAAATGCGCAAATAAAAAACCAAAAAGAAACGCAACTAATGTTTTTATTTAACCGTTTTGTAACCTAATTACAGTAACAGGCAAGAAATGGCGAAAATTTACTCTTTAAAGTGGTCAGATGAGTGGTAAAATTTCATCAGTTGCCGTAAAATTTTTCACAACTTCCAGTTTCTATAAACTATCCAAATTTCACAGGAGCAACGCGATGAAAGCTACGTCTGATTACACGCCTTACACCATGACCCGTATTTTGGCCCGCCGCGCTTTTGTGCTGGCAGCCGGTCTTCTCGCCTTACCGGTCATGCTGTTCCGCGCCGATCGCGCCCGTTTTTACAGCTATTTACACCGTGTCTGGATGAAGACCAGCGATAAGCCGGTCTGGCTGGCACATGCTGAAATGGCAACACAAGATTTCTACTGATTTGTTAACTGAATCGATTTTTCAGCTTCACCTTTAAAACCCCGTTCTCAGGACGGGGTTTTTTATTACTCTTTCGGAAAACCTGTACAACATTATTTTTATGTATAACTTATACTGAGTAATACATGAGAGTGATGAATCACTGGCACTCCCTTCTTCACTTCAATGGCGGAGCTGACAATGACGAAAACAATCCCTATTGGTATCAGCGCATGCCTGCTGGGCGACAAGGTCCGCTTCGATGGCGGCCACAAACGCTTTGCCTTTGCCGTAGAGCAACTGGCGCCTTACGTCCGCTTCGAACCCATCTGCCCGGAAATGGCTATCGGCCTTCCAACGCCGCGCCCGGCTTTGCGACTGGTCAGAATGGATGAGGGCGTCGCGATGCGATTCAGTAATGATGAAACCATCGATATCACCGAAAAAATGCAGAGCTACGCTGAAAAGCGCATCGCACCGTTAACGCAACTTTGCGGTTACATCGTCTGCGCCAAATCTCCCAGCTGCGGCATGGAACGCGTGCGGGTATACAGCGCCAACGGCAAAGATGCGAAAAAAAGCGGCGTTGGCATCTACACTGCCGAGCTGATGAAACAGCATCCGTGGTTGCCGGTGGAAGAAGACGGGCGACTTAACGATCCGGTGATCCGCGAAAATTTCGTGGAACGCGTATTTACTCTCTTTGAGCTGAACCAGCTGCGCGAGAGCGGTCTGACGCGCGGCAAACTGATGGCGTTCCATAGTCGTTACAAACTTTCTTTACTCGCGCACTCACAGCCCGAATATCGCGAACTGGGCCGCTTTGTCGCCGCAATGGCGGAATGGACGTCGCTGGAAGAGTATTTCGTCGAATACCGTCAGCGGCTGATGAATCTGCTTAATCACAAAGCCACCCGCCGCAATCACACGAATGTGCTGATGCATGTGCAGGGCTATTTCCGTAAACAGCTCACGTCTGTGCAGCGTCAGGAACTGGCGGGGCTGATCGACCGCTACCGTCAGGGCGTGCAGCCGTTGCTCGCCCCGATCACATTGCTTAAGCATTACATGTCCGAATATCCGGATGCGTATCTGGCCGATCAACGCTATTTCGAGCCTTATCCGGAAGCGCTGCGCTTGCGTTACGGACACTAAAGGGAGTTTTATGACCACGCATTTAGTCTGGTTTCGCAATGATTTACGTATTACCGACAACCGCGCGCTGCACGCCGCCTGTGAAGATCCGCAGGCGAAGGTGCTCGCCGTTTTTATTGCCACGCCCGAACAGTGGAAACAGCATGAGATGGCACCACGTCAGGCGTCGTTTATTTATCAACATCTTCAGGCGCTGCAACATGCTCTGGCGGAACGCAGTATCCCGCTGCATTACCATCAGTGTGATGATTTCGCGGCAAGTCTGAACTGGATGAAAGCGTTCTGTGAAGCGGAAAAGGTGGATGCACTGTTTTACAACAAACAGTATGAAATCAACGAACGCCTGCGGGATGAAGCGCTGGAAAAATCTGTCGGTGCGGGCGTCTTGTGTCACGCATTTGACGACAGCCTGCTGCTGCCGCCGGGATCGGTCACCACCGGCAACAACGAAATGTACAAAGTTTACACGCCGTTTCGTCGTGCCTTTTTATCCCGTCTGACCGAATCCGACAGCCGTTCCTTGCCCGCACCAAAAGCGCGCGAGCACGGGCAGAAAACAGTGTTGCATAAGCTGATGCCTTTCGATTATCCGCTGGAAAATATCGACGAGAATTTTGCGGTCGGTGAAGACGCGGCGCGCAATCAGTTGCGCAGTTTTTGCCGTGAGCAGGTGCAGGATTATCTCCAGCAACGCGATTTACCCGCCGTTGATGGCACCAGTTCGCTCTCGCCGTATCTGGCGATCGGCGTGCTTTCGCCGCGTCAGTGCTTCAACCGGCTGCGCACTGAATGTCCTGACGTACTCGACAGAACCGACGGCGGCGCATTTGGCTGGCTGAACGAACTGATCTGGCGTGAGTTCTACCGTCATCTGATCGTTGCGTGGCCGAAACTTTGCAAACATCAGCCGTTTGTCGACTGGACTGATGGCGTGCGCTGGCGTCATGCACCGAAAGAGTTACAGGCGTGGAAAGAGGGAAAAACCGGCTATCCGATTGTCGATGCGGCGATGCGCCAGCTCAACGCCACCGGCTGGATGCACAACCGTCTGCGGATGATCGTCGCCAGTTTTCTGGTGAAGGATTTACTGATCAACTGGCGCGAAGGCGAACGCTATTTTATGTCGCAACTGATCGACGGCGATCTGGCCGCCAACAACGGCGGCTGGCAGTGGGGCGCATCGACCGGGACCGACGCCGCACCGTATTTCCGTATTTTCAACCCGACAACGCAGGGCGAACGCTTTGACAAAGCGGGGCGATTTATCAAGGCCTGGATCCCGGAACTGTCGGATGTACCGGAAAAAGACATACACACACCGCATCGCTGGGCGGAAAAACAGCATCGCGTGCTAGACTATCCGTTGCCGATCATTGATCACGCAAGGGCACGCAAAGACACGCTTGCGGCGTTTGAGGCGGCAAAAAACCGGTCAGACTGACCTTTTTGCTAATCACCACGACAAGGAGCGATGTGATGAAAAAACACCTGCTGGCGCTGATGCTGGCGTGCTGGGCGAGCCAGGCCGCGGCGGCCTTTGATGTGGTTGCACTGGGTGTCAACGGTGGCGTTGAGGAAGGAAATCTGACGTCATATCTGGTACGCAGTGATGATCAAAAACTGTATCTCGGGCTGGACGCCGGCTCCGTATTGCCGGGCATCCGCAAAGCGCTGGAGAAAGGCAGTTTCCCCGAAGTGACGACTGAAAATGCCGCTCCCTACACCCCGCAGGGCGCGGTATTTCGCAACCTGATCGGCGGCTACTTTATCAGCCACGGTCATCTGGACCATCTGGCCGGACTGATTATCAGCTCGCCTGAAGACACCAAAAAACCGCTTTACGGCACCGCTGACACTATCGGCACGCTGCGTCAGCATTACTTCAACGGCCGCGTCTGGCCGAATTTCACCGATTCCGGCAGCGGCCTGCGTATCGGCACCTATCGCCTGAACTTGCAGCGTCCGGATCAGCGATTCTCCCTCGGCCTGACTGGCCTTGATGGCCGCATTTACCCACTCAGCCACGGCGGTACACCTTCGAGCATGATTCTGGTCAGCCGCAATAACCAGTCCTTCGCCTTCTTTGGCGATACCGGCCCGGATGACGTCGAGAAATCGAAGAATCTTGACGCCGTCTGGCGCGTGCTCGGCGATGAAATCAAAGCGAAACGCCTGAAGGGGTTTATCATCGAAACCTCTTATCCCGATGATGTTCCCGACAGCAAACTGTTCGGACATCTGACACCGGACTGGTTGCTGAAAGAGCTGGGGTATTTGCAGCAGTACGCAGGCGGCGAGGGATCGCTGAAAGATCTGACAGTCATTATCAGCCACGTTAAACCGAGCCTGAAAGCGGGTGCAGATCCTGAAAAGGAAAT comes from the Enterobacteriaceae bacterium Kacie_13 genome and includes:
- the kdpA gene encoding potassium-transporting ATPase subunit KdpA, producing the protein MAATGFLLIASFMLVLLLLAKPLGNFIAQLIEGQPGAFLQRVENGVLRTSGSSDAEMNWWQYALAIVVFNILGIIVLTAMLMAQGTLPMNPQHFGGLSWDLAFNTAVSFVTNTNWQAYSGESTLSYLSQMAGLTVQNFLSAATGIAVAFALIRAFARPSASTIGNAWTDLWRITLYLLLPVSFLLALFFVSQGVIQNFEVYQHVTTLEGLQQTLPMGPVASQEAIKMLGTNGGGFFGANSAHPFENPTALTNMVQMLAIFIIPCALCFAFGRVVGDNRQGNALVWAMSVIFVVSVVVVMYAELQGNPHFTVLGASSNINMEGKESRFGILASSLYAVVTTAASCGAVNAMHDSFTALGGMVPMWLMQIGEVVFGGVGSGLYGMLLFVLLTVFIAGLMIGRTPEYLGKKIDVYDMKMTALAILVTPTLVLLGTALALVTDAGRAGILNPGAHGFSEVLYAVSSAANNNGSAFAGLSVNTPFYNLLLAFCMFFGRFGVILPVLAIAGSLVAKKRQQAGNGTLPTSGPLFIGLLVGTVLLVGALTFIPALALGPIAEHLQVWSAQ
- a CDS encoding DUF2517 family protein, producing MKATSDYTPYTMTRILARRAFVLAAGLLALPVMLFRADRARFYSYLHRVWMKTSDKPVWLAHAEMATQDFY
- a CDS encoding DUF1722 domain-containing protein, whose amino-acid sequence is MTKTIPIGISACLLGDKVRFDGGHKRFAFAVEQLAPYVRFEPICPEMAIGLPTPRPALRLVRMDEGVAMRFSNDETIDITEKMQSYAEKRIAPLTQLCGYIVCAKSPSCGMERVRVYSANGKDAKKSGVGIYTAELMKQHPWLPVEEDGRLNDPVIRENFVERVFTLFELNQLRESGLTRGKLMAFHSRYKLSLLAHSQPEYRELGRFVAAMAEWTSLEEYFVEYRQRLMNLLNHKATRRNHTNVLMHVQGYFRKQLTSVQRQELAGLIDRYRQGVQPLLAPITLLKHYMSEYPDAYLADQRYFEPYPEALRLRYGH
- a CDS encoding K(+)-transporting ATPase subunit F; its protein translation is MTVGVICGALLVLLLLGYLVYALLNAEDF
- the kdpB gene encoding potassium-transporting ATPase subunit KdpB, which gives rise to MTRKQRALFEPRLIRTALWDAAKKLDPRVQWRNPVMFVVYLGSILTTVIWLAILLHRTDGSAAFTGSVSLWLWFTVLFANFAEALAEGRSKAQAQSLKGVQKTSWAKKIYEPRPESPVIKVAADELRKGDMVLIEAGDTVPCDGEVLVGGASVDESAITGESAPVIRESGGDFSSVTGGTRVLSDWLVVQCSANPGDTFLDRMIAMVEGAKRRKTPNEVALTILLVALTLVFVLATATLYPFSLFSVDASHAGIPVTVTVLVALLVCLIPTTIGGLLSAIGVAGMSRMLEANVIATSGRAVEAAGDVDVLLLDKTGTITLGNRQASQFLPSPQVTEQELADAAQLSSLADETPEGRSIVVLAKQRFNLRERDIHSLNATFVPFSAQTRMSGVNVGDRNIRKGAVDAIRRHVESNGGTFPKAVDGLVETVARKGGTPLVVAEGAKVLGVVELKDIVKGGIKERFAELRKMGIKTVMITGDNRLTAAAIAAEAGVDDFLAEATPEAKLALIRQYQSEGRLVAMTGDGTNDAPALAQADVAVAMNSGTQAAKEAGNMVDLDSNPTKLIEVVHIGKQMLMTRGSLTTFSIANDVAKYFAIIPAAFAATYPQLNALNVMHLTSPSSAIMSAVIFNALVIVFLIPLALKGVSYKAMSAASLLRRNLWIYGVGGLLVPFVGIKLIDMILTVLHLS